DNA sequence from the Moorena sp. SIOASIH genome:
AGGTTGAAGGTTGGTTGGTTGTTCGCGTAGCGTGGCCTTTTGGCCAAGGTTGTTCGCCTTTGGCGTTCGGTGTAGGGTAGGTTTAAGGCTGGGATAGGGATCCGTGTAGGAATTGTGATAATTTTTGTTCCCTGTTCCCTGTTCCCTGTTCCCTGTTCCCGACAACTGCCGCGAAGTCTATTACCTAAACGTACATACTGGGTATTTTTCAAACAATCGAGAAGCAATTGTTTGGTATTCAATGATGCTGTTTCGGACTACAAAACTGTCCGTTCCATCGTAGGAATGATCATTTAACGGCGTGTAGTTCCAAGTAATGTAGATAACTTCGCCTTCGATTGTTTCGGGAACGATTATATTATTGCCATCTGCAAATATCTCAAAAAGACTGTCAAAAACGCAGGCTACTTGGTCAATACCCTTGTAAACTGTGTGGTTGAGAATCAAGATGGAGTCTTCCGAATAGTCAGACATAATGTCTTCTAGGTCGGAGTTTGCCCATGCATTAATGTGGTGTTCCCATACCTTTCTCGTTTCCTCTGTTGTTTCATCGGCACGCCAGTTATAATAGGCTACCAAATTGGTGTTCAACCTCGGTTCGGCGTTCCCAACAGAAGCATCTGCAAGTACTGGAGCGGAAAAACACGCCCA
Encoded proteins:
- a CDS encoding nuclear transport factor 2 family protein translates to MIYTNILGSLKWLKAGILTAIAIGLCWACFSAPVLADASVGNAEPRLNTNLVAYYNWRADETTEETRKVWEHHINAWANSDLEDIMSDYSEDSILILNHTVYKGIDQVACVFDSLFEIFADGNNIIVPETIEGEVIYITWNYTPLNDHSYDGTDSFVVRNSIIEYQTIASRLFEKYPVCTFR